TGAAGTGTACTACATGGGGTAAAATAAGTTTTCCTTAGGTCTCGGATTGAGGCTTCTAACAGACATTTTATACTTAAGAATGCTACTCATGAAATGTGAGGGTCcaggaaatgtgttttaaatatttttccctaAATTTTTGAGTTTAACTTGAGTTCTCGGCCCTCACACTTTTTTTTGATATTCATCTTAAGTTTCACCTATGTATTCATGAAATTCGTGTTttgaacgatttttttttttcgtacttTGAGAGGCACGGGAACTTAAACAGCAAACCACATGTCTGCCAGGGTTGATCAAgtttattttcgttttatttcCAACTCATTGACTTGTATCTTGTAATTGTAGCGAAATACAGGAGATACACGTGTGATAAGCAAGAATTTCGTCGGATGTCGATATTTTccacctctccctccctctctgaCCTGTAACCACATGTCTCAGGCTTTATTCCAATTCATCGTCTTCTCCTACATATTCTGccttatttcatttataaatccGAAGCCTCGGTGAGTTTGGGGCGGCATGTGACGACTACAACACCTGTGACACTCAATATGAAATGGCTAGAAAGtcaataaagataaaatttgGTAACAACACAATAATGTTCTCTACACCTATGTTTATGACATGTTATTTTGGGAGTCTCGTTTATCCTGAGATGGTGTAGCCATGGTGACAGCGCGGACATTAGCTTGGTCACCAACATGTCCTTACTCTCTATATTTTGGTAGCAGCATCGGCAACAATTTCAGTAAATTTCTCGATAACCCTTTATCTTTTTGTGATCTTATGTTCCACAGTTAATTAGTGCACACAGTAGCAATCTGCATTCAGTTTggtttccatcttttttttagCCGGAGAGAGTGAAGGACAACTATGGACTAGTTGTGCGCATGGAAACACAGACTGGGACAGCCTCGATAAACAACGGAAGAAGTTTTTCACAAGTCAAATGCGAAAGCTGTGTGCTTAAACAAACATCTGGAATCAGGTCACATGGTGGACATGGCCAGCCAGTCGGCATCACGTGACCGAGTCACGACATCACATAAATATCACGTGACGGCATCGCACCCAGGACAACCTGTCTTTGTACCACATTGAATAGACTTACTTggcttttgttttcaaaaccaGTCGTTTTTGTGCTGAGAAAGATTTCTACGCAAATAACAATATCTTTaagatgagtgagagagaaagtgtcaCACGTGAGgacatttttaaagagatgtaTGGACAGTAAAGTGATGCTAGCCGCAGATGGatttgtcttttgtgattttGCAGGAGAGACTGTAAGTTGACAAGGAACGTTAATAAAACGTAATCAAACTCTAGTAAAATGTTAGTAGAGAGCTAATAAGTGGTTAAGTTTGGTTACTTGTAGGTTTCTATGCAATGTTAATACAACATTTCAAATACGCAAATATTTACTCACTTTGGATTTTAGATGTTGATGCTATTTCAACCTCCGACACTTGATATTTGAACATTACCATAACCTTCATGAAACGTACTCATGCTATCTGGTAACTGATTACGAACATCTCCATATACACCTCCACAGAACAGCATCGACTACTTAATACAACGAACATTTGAAATACTAAACTGTTACAggacacacttacaaacaccaGAAAACCCAGAGATCAACAGCGGGTCATGACCTGGCCACAGTCAGTACATCAGATGGTAGGGTGAGCTCGTGGGTGTGTTTATGTTGGTAGGCGTAATTGGATGTCTCActcttttctcttgttctcAGTGACAGTTACTCTTTACGGTGACGAAAATGATGACCGGCACAATCTCAGGTAACAGGTGTAAGAGACAGACAATTAAGTTCCCATCTCCACCTGACGACCAGAGCGACGATGACATTATCTATGTGCAGTAGGTGAGTATCTCAAAGTCATGGGTGGTGACCTGTGTGACACCCTACATAAGTCACGAGCCACAGGTGTAAAATTGTCTAACCCTCAAGCTCGCCACTTAACCAACAGGTAAGTTCACTCCCAGGTGACACCTGCACTCTGCTCCCTTTTACAACCTGGTCTGTCTTGTGGCAGATGATTCCAGAtgccacaaacaaaacagcttgTACTCAGTCATTGTTTGTGTAGACAACAGCCAAAGGACACAAATGCTGCGGTGGATGACCATCGCCTTTGTTGGATGACAGTCAGCTTGGCGTGCAGTTGCAAGAAACATCGGGGTAGGCACTACTGCATGGAGGATGTCGGTGAGTACAACTTTGAACGAAGATAGTTTTAGCTTTGCTGTCTTTCATCTCACTTACACGATGAGATTAATTAAATTCAAACTTCACTACAGATGTATACCGTCAATTATCACACAACTTACAGATTATTAGCTATTATTAGACTACATAGTAACAATTTGATAATTGTAAGTCTCTGTATCATCTGCGCTGCTTCGTTTACAACCATCATTGCTTCACGTGAAACATGCTTCATGTCCTCCGGTGCTTTGCTTGTTGTTTCATGGCCgctgatgttttctttaaagtatTTCTCGGCAAAGCTGTTGCTGAGTATCAGGAGAATTCGGAGTCTTGGAACGAAACGGAGGGGTACGACCCCTGGGGAATGAGGATCTACACTTTTGAAGTCGACACAATCTTCTGGGTTAGCGGcttgttttccttcctttaatCTGTTTCGCCAGCCACGAGTACGATTactatgacgacgacgacgacgatgatgacgatgatgatgatgatgatgatgatgatgatgatgatgatgatgatgtgattgCAGTCGAAGGGGAGTACGGATGCAATGACAACGGTTAATATCACTACTGAAATTGATTCTGGCTTGTGTGGCGAAGAATTTGATTTGAACACAGATTACGTCATTGCTGGTGAGTTATTATATGCATACTCCTTTAATTCTCAGTGTCTGTCCGTCCGTACGTCCGTCAGTCGGTCAGTCATACTGACACgtaaagttttaatatttttatcatactTGTTGATGGCTGATTTGTGTCACAAACAACAAGAGAAAGACCAACAGAAAAattcacagacagacaaagatgCTCTTGGCGACACAGTGTGAAGGTCACGTGTTCAGGACAGATCatgatgtaaacatgtttactgtGTAAACAGCAGAGTCTTATAAAGAAACACTCAATATTTTCACATATTCAACACAGAAGATGCACTAGCAGGGGAATTTTGTTTACTGAATTCAAGCAAGTCTATGGTATGGAGGGCTGCAGGAGTAATGTGTGGTCCAACTCCTCAACCATAGATGAATTGTCTGCTGTATGTTTGCGTGAGTGTAGATGTTGTAAGTGTTCCTTACCTATGGAAAGATTAAGTGCTTTTGCTCCTTTCTGTGATACATCCCTTGCCTTGTCCTTGTCTTCTAACTAGAAGTTGTTCTGGCTCTTTTTTTTCGTACACTTCCCAATGAATAATTGCTTTTGAGATTAATAGCAAAAAGTTGGTCAAATGTCATTTGTCAACAAAGTGACATCAGTCCCTATACTTTGCCTGAGCAACTTtacaacaattttattaaatttgtcgaaaacctttttttcctttttgctttttatgttcAAGATGTCAGTTAGTGCGACAGACAAGGTCCTGAGGTGTAACGTGCTTTTCCacgtctgtttatttttcagcctCAGACGAGTCTGGAAAACTAACGACTCACTTGTGTTCAGGAAACAGAAATTGGGATGAACTCAAAGAACGGCGGAAAAAGTTTTTCACGAGCGGCCTGACAAAGCTATGTGCTCATAAAACTTCTAAGACAAAATTCTGATTTATTCGTAAACTTTTTTCCATAAGCACAATTATTTCTTCAGGTGTTGTGTCAAAGTTTAGTTAAGCAGCCA
This is a stretch of genomic DNA from Pomacea canaliculata isolate SZHN2017 linkage group LG3, ASM307304v1, whole genome shotgun sequence. It encodes these proteins:
- the LOC112560685 gene encoding uncharacterized protein LOC112560685; translation: MGGDLCDTLHKSRATGVKLSNPQARHLTNRQQPKDTNAAVDDHRLCWMTVSLACSCKKHRGRHYCMEDVVFLGKAVAEYQENSESWNETEGYDPWGMRIYTFEVDTIFWSKGSTDAMTTVNITTEIDSGLCGEEFDLNTDYVIAASDESGKLTTHLCSGNRNWDELKERRKKFFTSGLTKLCAHKTSKTKF